A segment of the Streptomyces sp. NBC_00597 genome:
GTGGCGAGCCAAGTACGCAATCCGCGCAGGTATCGAGGGAACCATCCACCAGGCCGTCGCGGTGCTTCCGACCGTGAGCCCCATTGCCGCCCACTTCCACACCCACCTGGTGGTACGCCACCCGCGACCGTCTGCCGCTGGTGCGACGAGATCGCCTACACACCCACCAACAGCTCCTGGCTCAACCGCATCGAGGCCCAGTTCACAGCCTTGCGCTACTTCGCCCTCGACGGCACCGACCACCCCAGCCACAAGGCCCAGGGCAGCATGATCCGCCGCTACATCATCTGGCGGAACAAAAACGCCGGCGACCACCACCTACGCGAGGTCGTCACCAGGGCAAACGTTGCCTGATGCGGCACTAGTAGTGCTTGGTCAGGTCGGTGTTGGTGTGGGTATGCCGCGGTGGCAGGTGGGGCAGACGCCGGTCCATGTCGCGAGGAGGGTCTGTAGCTCGCGGACGATCCGGTAGAGGCTCAGGCCGGCGCCGTGTCTTTTGGGGCTCTGGCCAGTCGTTGCAAGGTGCAGAAGGCATGCGCGACGGAGACGAGGGTGACGTGGTGGTGCCAGCCGTTCCAGGTGCGGCCCTCGAAGTGGGCAAGTCCCAGGGCCTGTTTCATCTCGCGGTAGTCGTGTTCGATGCGCCAGCGGAGCTTGGCTAGGCGGACCAGTGTGGTCAGTGGGGTGTCGGCGGGCAGGTCGGAGAGCCAGAACTGGACGGGTTCGCCCTGGTCGGCCGGCCACTCGGCCAGGAGCCAGCACTCGGGCAGTTCCGGGCTGTCGGCCGCTTGGCGGACCTCGCGGCCGGCGGGCCGGATCCGCAGGGTCACGAACCGCGAGTACATCCGTTTGAAGCCGCTGCGGCCGGTGCCGGGCCGGGAGCCCTCACGCCATTGCACCGGCTTTGCCGCCTTCCGGCCGGCCGCGATGACCAGCTGTTTCACCGACTGCGGCTTGTCGGGGTACTTCTCCACCGGTCGGCGTCCGATCCCGGAGTACGGCTCGGCGACCGGCACCGCGTGGCCGGGCTGGGCCGAGAGGGTGGTGGAGATTCCCACGACGTAATTGAGGCTGCGGGCCTGCAGGCCGTGCCGGAATGCCGCCGCGTCGCCGTATCCGGCATCCGCGACGGCCACCGGCACTTCGACGCCCCAGGAGCGGGTCTCATCGAGCATGTCGAGTGCGAGTTGCCATTTCTCCACATGCCCGATGTCGTCGGGGATCTGGCAGGCGGTGCGGCGGGCGACCTTGGCCGGGTCCGCCTTCACCGACCCGGGGGCCCAGGTCTCGGGCACGAACAGCCGCCAGTCGACGGCCGCCGAGGCATGATCCGAGGCCAGGTGCAGGGAGACGCCCACCTGGCAGTTGGTGACCTTGCCCGCAGTGCCGGTGTACTGCCGCGACACACACGCCGAGGCATTGCCGTCTTTGAGGAAGCCGGTGTCATCGAAGACCAGCACGGTGGGCCGGATCGCCTTTTCCATCTTCCAGGCCAGCCGGGCCCGCACATGCGCGGGGTCCCACGGGCTGGTGGTGATGAAGTGGGCCAGGGCCTGACGGTTACCGTCCTCGCCCAGCCTGGCGGCCATCGGCTCGACGGACTTGCGCTGCCCGTCCGTGAGCAGGCCCCGCAGGTAAACCCGCCCCCACCGACGCTGATCCTTACGCGCGAACGGCTCGAAAACCTCCGTCGCAAAGTCCTCCAACTCGCCACGTACAGCAGCAATTTCCTCCGGCGTCACACCTCTTGAACGACACACCGAGCCCCTAGGACACGCAACACCAGCCCCAACCTGACCAAGCCCTACTAGGCGCCACCAGCACATGCCCTGCAAGACGCGGCGCCTGGCTACCTGAGGGGACATCCCCGGCGGGAGCTGGGAGCAGACGCCGATGGGCATCGGGGCGGAGTCGACGCCAGGCTCATCC
Coding sequences within it:
- a CDS encoding IS701 family transposase is translated as MTPEEIAAVRGELEDFATEVFEPFARKDQRRWGRVYLRGLLTDGQRKSVEPMAARLGEDGNRQALAHFITTSPWDPAHVRARLAWKMEKAIRPTVLVFDDTGFLKDGNASACVSRQYTGTAGKVTNCQVGVSLHLASDHASAAVDWRLFVPETWAPGSVKADPAKVARRTACQIPDDIGHVEKWQLALDMLDETRSWGVEVPVAVADAGYGDAAAFRHGLQARSLNYVVGISTTLSAQPGHAVPVAEPYSGIGRRPVEKYPDKPQSVKQLVIAAGRKAAKPVQWREGSRPGTGRSGFKRMYSRFVTLRIRPAGREVRQAADSPELPECWLLAEWPADQGEPVQFWLSDLPADTPLTTLVRLAKLRWRIEHDYREMKQALGLAHFEGRTWNGWHHHVTLVSVAHAFCTLQRLARAPKDTAPA